AAGATCGGTACGCTCAAATGCGTAATGTGTGGTTTATACCTACCTGTAAAACTCTCGAAGGCTGGCTCGCTCGTATGGGCTTTGAGGATGTACAGACCGTAGATATCAACGTGACGAGCACCGAGGAACAAAGGGCAACTGAGTGGATGCAATGGCACTCTCTTAAAGACTACCTTGACCCCCAAGACCCAACACGCACAGTCGAAGGCTACCCCGCACCTACACGCGGATTGTTAATCGCCAAACGCCCTCTCTAGACTAAGTTCTCCAAGTTGCACTCCCGTGTGAACTCTGAAAAAATCATTGTGACGAGTCGTTCTGGACCAGACGTATTCTTTCCAGTGGAGGAGATTCCAAAGTGTCGGAAGGCGATGCCGGAAATTGGGAGGACACCCTTGACTTAAAAAAGTCCATGGAAGCGCCCACCATTGTGGGACCGCCCCGCGACGCTATGAGCACTATCAACCCGCTTACTGAAGAAGCCTGCTTTACCGTCGAAGCTCAACAGTACACCATCCGTGATTACGAAGAGAAAGAAGTGGTTTTTCCCTGGCCGGATGGTCTGAGTTCTTTACCCATCGTCGACATCTCTCGCGGCAGCCACACCGATAGCCAAGGCGACTTTCATGTTACCAACTTGTTGGGTCGCGGCGGCATGGGGGTTGTAGAACACGCCAATCAGCAAAGCCTTGACCGAGGGGTGGCCATCAAACGACTGGCCAATGAGCGGACAGATCCCCGCAACGTCACTGCCCTTTTACACGAAGCGATGATTACAGGCTCCCTTGAACATCCCAATATTATCCCAATTCATCTACTCGGACTCGACCAGGATAAACATCCGGTGATGGTCATGAAAAAGGCGGAAGGGTTAGCATGGTCGGCTCTGCTGCACGGAGTGAACGAAGAGCATTGGAAGAACTGGCGCGGGGACCGTCTAGAGCGGCATGTGCAGATCTTAATTCAGGTCTGCAATGCTGTTCACTTCGCTCATACTCGAGGCGTGATTCACCGGGATATCAAACCAGCAAATATCATGGTGGGTGATTATGGTGAAACCTATCTCCTCGACTGGGGTGTAGCGACTAAAGTTGAAAATTACGACGAAAGCGACAATCGAATTTGGGGGACACCTGCCTATATGGCGCCCGAGATGGCATCTGGCAAAGAAGTTAACGCACAAACCGATGTCTTTCTTTTAGGGTCGTGTCTGCATGAAATACTAACCGGGTTTCCAAGGTATCGGGGACGAACTGCCCGTGAAAGTTTAAAGCTCGCCCGCGCAGCAGGTTCGTTTGTGTTCGATTCTTCCGTATCGCCAGAGCTGGCGACCATATGCAATAAAGCCTGCTCCAAAGAACGAGAAAAACGATATCAAAGTGCCCAGGAGATGCGTGAAGCACTTACCACCTTCCTCAGAGAACGAACCATGTGGGAGCTGTTGCATGTTGCGAACCAACGTGTGGATGCCCTTCAAGAACTGCTGCGCTCTGTGTTTAGTAAACCAGGCACACCAGTGATGCCTGAAAAAAATTACGTCATTTTCAAGCTTTTCAATGAAAGCCGTTTTGGTTTTGAGCAGGTCCTCACTCAGGTACCCGAGCACAAGGCCGCCACCGCTGGGCTTCAACGCTGCTTAGAAGCTATGTTTATGTATGCCATTGACCAGCGCAATGCGGATTTTGCGGCTTCTCTGGTGACCGACATGCCGTGGAAGCGCCCAGACCTTACGCAAAAGCTAGACGAACTCCAGGAGTCGTTAGCTTCCGATAGCCAGGCTCTGCTTCGCTTGGAAGCACTGCGACATGATCAAGATATGAAAATATCCAGTTCACAGCGGGCCACTGTATTTGGTGGTGCGATGCTTACCCTTTCCTTGTTTATGTTTGGACTGGAATTATTCAGCGATCAGCTAAGCCAAACACAACAACTGGTTAGTTCTATTTTCGGAATTGGTTTGATTGGATTTGTGACTCTTGGGATCACTCTGTTAAACCGGGACATATTCTTACTCAACCAAGTCAATCGCTCACTAACCGGAACCTTGCTTGCCGGTTTCTTTGCCTTGTCTTTAAGCCGAGCTCTAAGCCTTAACAGCGGCGTTGCGATGGAGCATATTTGGCAATCGGATTTATTGATCTGTTTACTTATTGGGATTCTGTCGGGCCTATCTATTCGTAAAGTCTTTTTTATGCCTTCGCTTATCATAGCAGTGGTCTTTTTGGTGGCTCTCATTATGCCCGAACTGGGCAAACACGCACTGCCGGTTGGGCTTCTCTTTACCAGCTTCTTCACCCTGCGTTCTGGCCGTAACGCTCAGTAAGCATCTAGCCTACAAAAGCCTACTGGAGACGCCATCGATGGCGGGCGTGCGCACAATTTTCTACATAGTCAGTGAGGGATCGAGTGCGTACCATTATAATGAGAGGTGAATCGTGGGCGACTCGAGTCCTAAACTATTTGAGCCGATTGATGTGGCTAACTTACTTGCAGAATCCCAAAAAGCAAAAGCGCTTTTTCGGCCGCAATCAGGTTACTTCCGAGGGCATTATCAAAGTGGTGCCCTTTTTGCCGAGGGTAAGCTCCAATACGGTATACCTGATGGAGACTGGACGATTTTCCACGAGAACGGTGAAATCTGGCAAGAAATCAGTTTTCGAGAAGGCGG
The window above is part of the Deltaproteobacteria bacterium genome. Proteins encoded here:
- a CDS encoding serine/threonine protein kinase, with product MSEGDAGNWEDTLDLKKSMEAPTIVGPPRDAMSTINPLTEEACFTVEAQQYTIRDYEEKEVVFPWPDGLSSLPIVDISRGSHTDSQGDFHVTNLLGRGGMGVVEHANQQSLDRGVAIKRLANERTDPRNVTALLHEAMITGSLEHPNIIPIHLLGLDQDKHPVMVMKKAEGLAWSALLHGVNEEHWKNWRGDRLERHVQILIQVCNAVHFAHTRGVIHRDIKPANIMVGDYGETYLLDWGVATKVENYDESDNRIWGTPAYMAPEMASGKEVNAQTDVFLLGSCLHEILTGFPRYRGRTARESLKLARAAGSFVFDSSVSPELATICNKACSKEREKRYQSAQEMREALTTFLRERTMWELLHVANQRVDALQELLRSVFSKPGTPVMPEKNYVIFKLFNESRFGFEQVLTQVPEHKAATAGLQRCLEAMFMYAIDQRNADFAASLVTDMPWKRPDLTQKLDELQESLASDSQALLRLEALRHDQDMKISSSQRATVFGGAMLTLSLFMFGLELFSDQLSQTQQLVSSIFGIGLIGFVTLGITLLNRDIFLLNQVNRSLTGTLLAGFFALSLSRALSLNSGVAMEHIWQSDLLICLLIGILSGLSIRKVFFMPSLIIAVVFLVALIMPELGKHALPVGLLFTSFFTLRSGRNAQ